A part of Rattus rattus isolate New Zealand chromosome 4, Rrattus_CSIRO_v1, whole genome shotgun sequence genomic DNA contains:
- the LOC116898330 gene encoding ferritin heavy chain-like translates to MFSCRPFSQECTDALNRVVAYHLHTSHVYLAMAYSFRNGKRIPPFVEYFETLANTRREDADAFLKHLWKRNAAICPPTFEKVDMMAITTPIEAILLAQEMERTLTSILVGLQGAARRESDLLRLLTSVLRKQRKNEDDMKTQLTFHQRVEKEREMQVQTKKPSTVSGLRGFVTSDC, encoded by the exons ATGTTTTCCTGCCGACCCTTTTCTCAAGAATGCACAGATGCTTTGAACCGAGTCGTGGCTTACCACCTGCATACCTCCCATGTGTATTTAGCAATG gcctacagtttcagaaatGGCAAGAGAATTCCTCCTTTTGTCGAGTACTTTGAAACCCTGGCTAACACCAGGAGGGAAGATGCAGATGCATTTCTAAAACATCTCTGGAAACGTAACGCAGCGATCTGCCCTCCAACCTTTGAG AAGGTTGACATGATGGCAATAACCACACCCATAGAAGCCATACTACTGGCCCAGGAGATGGAACGGACCTTAACCAGCATCCTGGTAGGCCTACAGGGTGCTGCACGTCGTGAGTCAGAT CTCTTAAGACTTTTAACATCGGTCCTCcgtaaacagagaaagaatgaagatgaTATGAAAACTCAACTTACTTTTCATCAAAgagtagaaaaggagagagaaatgcaaGTCCAGACTAAAAAACCTTCTAC AGTCAGTGGTTTAAGAGGCTTTGTCACCTCCGATTGCTGA